One genomic window of Clostridium taeniosporum includes the following:
- the trxA gene encoding thioredoxin, whose product MSKILKVDEFDNEIKEGVVIVDFFANWCGPCKMLAPIFEQLEEEMKDKVKFFKVDVDESGELATKFNVSSIPTMIIFKDGKDVSTEIGFLPKEKIKENLEKYI is encoded by the coding sequence ATGTCAAAAATATTAAAAGTTGATGAATTTGATAATGAAATAAAAGAAGGTGTTGTAATAGTAGACTTTTTTGCTAATTGGTGTGGACCTTGCAAAATGTTAGCACCTATATTTGAACAATTAGAAGAAGAAATGAAAGATAAAGTCAAATTCTTTAAAGTCGATGTAGATGAAAGTGGAGAATTAGCAACTAAATTTAATGTATCTAGCATTCCAACTATGATAATATTTAAAGATGGTAAGGATGTAAGTACTGAAATTGGATTTTTACCAAAAGAAAAAATAAAAGAAAACTTAGAAAAATATATATAA
- a CDS encoding N-acetylmuramoyl-L-alanine amidase, producing the protein MQIAKKTISFFLGVAIMVSIIPTISVQAISEDINIISSTEVTAAQAKKWAKSKGASSAFVNLADLFWKYAKYHGNINPGIAYVQSAKETKYGNFGGVIDQSYYNTCGLKTSSGGGNYDPNAHQRFNSWDEGVQAHLDHLALYAGAEGYPRKDTYDPRHFYSIKGKAITVNSLSGKWAPSSTYGQEVNKLYVDLLNYSKSNLSESNTNNSTESIKSSIGWKYKWGNWYYYKSDGKLATGWIKYDNKWYYLYSSGVMAKGWIDVSGKWYYLSSSGAMQTGWLKYNYKWYYLNSDGSMEIGLSSINNKKYFFDSSGAMKIGWAKIGWHWYYFNNDGCMLKGWIKPDGKWYYLYSGSGAMAIGWVNPDGQNSYYLNNDGSMATGWKTIGADIYYFNPTSGAMAKDTIIDGWKIDSSGKRVEKTNSGSKKLIVIDPGHNFGGNDGAYATHDGTVYVERDLNMQLSLILKSKLEANGYEVMMTRKETDRETLESVQSLTNRVNMANDFNADFFISIHHNASKSSESNGVETYYSSNKQDFKFGYGPSEYKLKLSKDMSIAINNSIVSKTGAYNRGAKDANFFVCRNTNMPSVLVEAGFITNFEEAKKCADFTYKNKTADGIAEAIANEI; encoded by the coding sequence TTGCAAATTGCAAAAAAAACAATTTCATTTTTTCTTGGCGTAGCTATTATGGTATCTATAATTCCAACAATTAGTGTACAAGCTATTTCAGAAGATATTAATATAATATCAAGTACAGAAGTAACAGCTGCTCAAGCTAAAAAGTGGGCTAAATCAAAAGGTGCCAGTAGTGCTTTTGTGAATTTAGCTGATCTTTTTTGGAAATATGCTAAATATCATGGTAATATAAATCCTGGTATTGCTTATGTTCAATCAGCTAAAGAAACTAAATACGGGAATTTTGGTGGAGTAATAGATCAAAGTTATTATAACACTTGTGGACTTAAAACATCTTCAGGAGGAGGTAATTATGATCCAAATGCACATCAAAGATTTAATTCTTGGGATGAAGGAGTACAAGCTCATCTAGATCATCTTGCATTATATGCAGGTGCAGAAGGTTATCCAAGAAAAGATACTTATGATCCAAGACATTTTTATAGTATTAAAGGAAAAGCTATAACTGTAAATTCATTAAGTGGAAAGTGGGCTCCTAGTAGTACATATGGACAGGAAGTTAATAAATTATATGTAGATTTATTAAATTATTCGAAGTCAAATTTAAGCGAATCTAATACTAATAATTCAACAGAAAGTATCAAATCTTCTATAGGTTGGAAATATAAATGGGGGAATTGGTATTATTATAAATCAGATGGTAAATTAGCTACTGGTTGGATAAAATATGATAATAAATGGTACTATTTATATAGTAGTGGTGTTATGGCAAAAGGATGGATAGATGTATCAGGAAAATGGTATTATTTGAGTTCATCAGGTGCTATGCAAACAGGATGGCTGAAATACAATTATAAATGGTATTATTTAAATAGTGATGGAAGCATGGAAATTGGATTAAGCTCAATTAATAATAAAAAATATTTCTTTGATTCAAGTGGAGCTATGAAAATAGGTTGGGCTAAAATAGGATGGCATTGGTACTATTTTAATAATGATGGATGTATGTTGAAAGGATGGATAAAACCAGATGGAAAATGGTATTATCTTTATTCAGGAAGTGGAGCTATGGCAATAGGTTGGGTAAACCCGGATGGACAAAATTCGTATTATCTAAATAATGATGGTTCTATGGCAACAGGTTGGAAAACAATAGGTGCTGATATTTATTATTTTAATCCTACTTCTGGAGCTATGGCAAAAGACACAATAATAGATGGATGGAAAATTGACTCTTCTGGTAAAAGAGTAGAAAAAACTAATTCAGGTTCTAAAAAATTAATAGTAATTGATCCAGGACATAATTTTGGAGGAAATGATGGTGCATATGCTACACATGATGGAACAGTGTATGTTGAAAGAGATTTAAATATGCAGCTATCATTAATATTAAAATCGAAACTTGAAGCTAATGGATATGAAGTAATGATGACAAGAAAAGAAACTGATAGAGAGACTTTAGAAAGTGTACAAAGCCTTACTAATAGAGTTAATATGGCTAATGATTTTAATGCTGATTTTTTTATAAGTATACATCATAATGCTTCAAAATCATCAGAATCAAATGGAGTAGAAACTTATTATAGTTCAAATAAACAAGATTTTAAATTTGGTTATGGACCTAGTGAATATAAACTTAAATTAAGTAAAGATATGTCAATTGCTATTAATAATAGTATTGTAAGTAAAACAGGAGCTTATAATAGAGGTGCAAAAGATGCAAACTTTTTTGTGTGTAGAAACACTAATATGCCTTCTGTATTAGTTGAAGCAGGATTTATAACAAATTTTGAAGAAGCAAAAAAATGTGCTGATTTTACTTATAAAAATAAAACAGCAGATGGAATAGCAGAAGCTATAGCTAATGAAATTTAA
- a CDS encoding NAD(P)/FAD-dependent oxidoreductase yields MAERYDVAIVGSGPAGLSAALNLKIRKKNFIIFGSKNISNKLTRAPKINNYLGFYEKSGLEIRDEFLNHLKSMDIEITEERVNNIYAMGDYFSLMINEKMYEATSIILATGVNFGKPFEGEEAFLGKGVGYCATCDAPLYKDKIVTIIAYNKKDEHEANFIASIASKVYYVPMYNEEVNINSNIEVIKDKPIKINGDNKVKSLVLSNREIDTDGIFILRDSISPGQLVPGLDLYENHVKVDRLMKTNIKGCFAAGDIVGVPYQYIKAAGEGNIAALSAASYVDEKNKE; encoded by the coding sequence ATGGCGGAAAGATATGATGTAGCAATCGTAGGTAGTGGACCAGCAGGATTATCAGCTGCTTTAAATTTAAAGATTAGAAAAAAGAATTTTATTATTTTTGGAAGTAAAAATATTAGTAATAAATTAACTAGAGCTCCTAAGATAAATAATTATTTAGGTTTTTATGAAAAAAGTGGACTTGAAATAAGAGATGAGTTTCTTAATCATTTAAAGTCAATGGATATAGAAATTACAGAAGAAAGAGTAAATAATATTTATGCAATGGGAGATTACTTTTCATTAATGATAAATGAAAAAATGTATGAAGCAACTTCTATAATTTTAGCTACAGGAGTAAATTTTGGTAAGCCGTTTGAAGGAGAAGAAGCATTTTTAGGAAAAGGTGTTGGATATTGTGCTACATGTGATGCACCTCTATATAAAGATAAAATAGTTACTATAATAGCTTACAATAAAAAAGATGAACATGAAGCTAACTTTATAGCATCTATAGCATCTAAAGTATATTATGTACCTATGTATAATGAAGAAGTGAATATTAATTCAAATATTGAAGTTATAAAAGATAAACCTATAAAAATAAATGGAGATAATAAAGTTAAATCTTTAGTTTTATCTAATAGGGAGATTGATACAGATGGTATATTTATATTAAGGGATAGTATATCTCCAGGTCAATTAGTACCAGGATTAGATTTATATGAAAATCATGTTAAAGTAGATAGACTTATGAAGACTAATATAAAAGGTTGTTTTGCAGCAGGAGATATAGTAGGTGTACCTTATCAATATATTAAAGCAGCAGGAGAGGGGAATATTGCAGCATTATCTGCAGCTTCTTATGTTGATGAAAAAAATAAAGAATAA
- a CDS encoding N-acetylmuramoyl-L-alanine amidase, protein MNINKKVISLFLVLAVTFSIVPATNVQASTTKEFADLDIISDTEVTVEQAEEWAESKGATSTFISLAALYWKYAEECGNVNPGIAYVQAAKETGYGNFGGVLDESYHNPCGMKTSKGGGDTDPNAHQIFSSWDEGVQAHLDHLALYAGAKEYPKDDTYDPRHFVTIKGKAVTVNALGGRWAPSAAYGKEVNALYNNLLAYSGIDSEYEENIKPDNSGSEDEEDKENKEEEYIPQFPKEGTKPKVPEISKPVKNVNDNNNISSSIGWKQQYGNWYYYKSDGTKATGWINPDGNWYYLYGDGSMATGWLKTKNKWYYLQNWGAMKKGWLKDSGKWYYLQGDGSMVTGFSSINSKTYFFDVSGTMRVGWFEISGNWHYFNTDGSMLTGWIKPYEHWYYLHSNGAMAKGWIKLKDDKWYYLNNNGAMATGWTVIGNDTYYLNPSSGEMFKDTVIDGWKVAPDGKIQKRVNDGPSSSKLIVIDPGHNYGGDDGAYATHNRVLYSERDLNMQLSMKLKVKLESLGYKVVMTREETDRETLSVTQSLTKRVELANNLNADFFISVHHNSAEASSANGVETYYSTRAQDSKFGGFYSESKISISRRMATNITNRIINKTGAINRGGKDNNLFVCRNTTMPSVLVEAGFISNPTEAANCANSNYQHKIADGIAEAVSNAF, encoded by the coding sequence TTGAATATTAATAAAAAGGTTATTTCACTATTTCTTGTTTTAGCTGTGACATTTTCAATAGTTCCAGCAACGAATGTACAAGCTAGTACTACTAAAGAATTTGCTGATTTGGATATTATATCAGATACAGAAGTTACTGTGGAGCAAGCAGAAGAATGGGCTGAATCAAAAGGTGCTACAAGTACATTTATAAGTTTAGCAGCTCTATATTGGAAATATGCAGAAGAATGTGGAAATGTTAATCCAGGAATAGCATATGTACAAGCAGCTAAGGAAACTGGATATGGGAATTTTGGTGGAGTATTAGATGAAAGTTATCATAATCCTTGTGGTATGAAAACGTCAAAAGGTGGAGGAGATACAGATCCTAATGCACATCAAATATTTAGCTCTTGGGATGAAGGGGTACAAGCTCATTTAGATCATCTTGCATTATATGCTGGTGCTAAAGAATACCCAAAAGATGATACATATGATCCAAGACATTTTGTAACTATTAAGGGAAAAGCAGTTACTGTTAATGCATTAGGTGGAAGATGGGCACCAAGTGCTGCATATGGGAAAGAAGTTAATGCATTATACAATAATTTATTAGCTTATTCAGGAATTGATAGTGAATATGAAGAAAACATAAAGCCAGATAATTCAGGTTCAGAAGATGAGGAAGATAAAGAAAACAAAGAAGAAGAATACATTCCACAATTCCCAAAAGAAGGAACAAAGCCAAAGGTACCTGAAATATCAAAACCTGTTAAAAATGTGAATGATAATAATAATATTTCATCTTCAATTGGTTGGAAACAACAATATGGAAATTGGTATTATTATAAATCAGATGGAACTAAAGCAACTGGTTGGATAAATCCTGATGGAAATTGGTATTACTTATATGGCGATGGTTCAATGGCTACAGGTTGGCTTAAAACCAAGAATAAGTGGTATTATCTTCAAAATTGGGGAGCAATGAAAAAAGGTTGGTTAAAAGATAGTGGAAAGTGGTATTACCTTCAAGGTGATGGATCTATGGTTACAGGATTCAGTTCTATAAATAGTAAAACTTATTTCTTTGATGTAAGTGGAACTATGAGAGTTGGTTGGTTTGAAATAAGTGGAAATTGGCATTATTTCAATACTGATGGAAGTATGTTAACTGGATGGATTAAACCATATGAACATTGGTATTACTTACATTCTAATGGTGCTATGGCAAAAGGTTGGATAAAACTTAAAGATGATAAATGGTATTATCTAAATAATAATGGTGCTATGGCAACAGGATGGACTGTGATAGGTAATGATACTTATTATTTGAATCCTTCATCAGGAGAAATGTTTAAAGATACTGTAATAGATGGATGGAAAGTAGCTCCAGATGGAAAAATACAAAAGAGGGTTAATGATGGACCTTCATCTTCTAAGTTAATTGTAATTGATCCAGGTCATAATTACGGAGGAGATGACGGAGCTTATGCAACTCATAATAGAGTTCTTTATTCTGAAAGAGATTTAAATATGCAACTTTCAATGAAGCTTAAAGTAAAACTAGAATCTTTAGGTTATAAGGTAGTTATGACAAGAGAGGAAACTGACAGAGAAACTTTAAGTGTTACTCAAAGTCTTACAAAGAGAGTAGAGTTAGCAAATAATCTTAATGCAGACTTTTTTATAAGTGTACATCATAATTCAGCAGAAGCTTCATCAGCAAATGGTGTAGAAACTTATTATAGCACAAGAGCACAAGATTCAAAATTTGGTGGATTCTATAGTGAATCTAAAATTTCTATAAGTAGAAGAATGGCTACTAACATTACTAATAGAATTATAA
- the gltA gene encoding NADPH-dependent glutamate synthase — protein sequence MNMQDRMKRTPVTEQAPEKRAKNFEEVCLGYNEEEAIKEASRCLGCKNPKCVEGCPVSINIPAFIAKVKDGDFESAAKEIAKYSALPAVCGRVCPQESQCEGKCVLGIKGEAVAIGKLEKFVADWARKNNIDLAQTEEAKGKKIAVIGSGPAGLTCAGDLAKKGYEVTIFEALHEAGGVLVYGIPEFRLPKEKVVKSEIENIKKLGVKIETNVIIGRTITIDELMKEEGFDAVFIGSGAGLPKFMGINGENANGVFSANEFLTRVNLMKAFKEEYHTPVKLGKKVVVVGGGNVAMDAARTALRLGAETHIVYRRSDAELPARAEEIHHAKEEGVIFDVLTNPTEIIADENGWVKGMRCVKMELGEADASGRRRPVEIKDSEFIMDVDTVIMSLGTSPNPLISSTTEGLEVNKWKCIVADESGLTTKEGVYAGGDAVTGAATVILAMGAGKKAAEAIDGYLQGK from the coding sequence ATGAATATGCAAGACAGAATGAAAAGAACGCCTGTTACTGAGCAAGCACCAGAAAAGAGAGCTAAAAATTTTGAAGAAGTATGCTTAGGATATAATGAAGAAGAAGCTATAAAAGAAGCTTCAAGATGTTTAGGTTGTAAAAACCCTAAATGCGTAGAGGGATGTCCAGTATCAATTAACATTCCAGCATTTATAGCTAAAGTTAAAGATGGCGATTTTGAAAGTGCAGCTAAAGAAATAGCTAAATACAGTGCACTTCCAGCAGTTTGTGGAAGAGTATGTCCACAAGAAAGTCAATGTGAAGGTAAATGTGTACTTGGAATAAAGGGTGAAGCTGTAGCAATAGGTAAATTAGAAAAATTTGTTGCTGATTGGGCAAGAAAAAATAATATAGATTTAGCACAAACAGAGGAAGCAAAAGGAAAGAAAATAGCTGTTATTGGAAGTGGTCCTGCAGGTCTTACTTGTGCAGGGGATTTAGCTAAAAAAGGATATGAAGTTACTATATTTGAAGCTTTACATGAAGCAGGTGGAGTTTTAGTTTATGGTATACCAGAATTTAGACTTCCAAAGGAAAAAGTAGTTAAGTCTGAAATTGAAAATATCAAAAAATTAGGAGTAAAAATTGAAACTAATGTAATTATAGGAAGAACAATAACAATAGATGAATTAATGAAAGAAGAAGGATTTGATGCAGTATTTATTGGATCAGGTGCAGGTCTTCCAAAATTCATGGGTATAAATGGAGAAAATGCTAACGGAGTATTTTCTGCAAATGAATTTTTAACAAGAGTTAATTTAATGAAAGCTTTTAAAGAAGAGTACCATACACCAGTTAAATTAGGCAAAAAGGTTGTTGTAGTTGGTGGTGGAAATGTTGCTATGGATGCAGCTAGAACTGCATTAAGACTTGGAGCAGAAACACATATAGTTTATAGAAGAAGTGATGCTGAATTACCAGCAAGAGCTGAAGAAATACATCATGCTAAAGAAGAAGGCGTAATCTTTGATGTTTTAACAAATCCAACAGAAATTATAGCTGATGAAAATGGATGGGTAAAAGGAATGAGATGCGTAAAGATGGAACTTGGAGAGGCAGATGCTTCAGGTAGAAGAAGACCTGTGGAAATTAAAGATTCTGAATTTATTATGGATGTTGATACAGTAATAATGTCACTTGGAACATCACCAAATCCATTAATTTCTTCAACAACTGAAGGATTAGAAGTTAACAAATGGAAATGTATAGTTGCTGATGAAAGTGGATTAACAACTAAAGAAGGAGTTTATGCTGGTGGAGATGCTGTAACAGGAGCTGCAACAGTAATACTTGCTATGGGTGCTGGTAAAAAAGCAGCAGAAGCTATAGATGGTTATTTACAAGGAAAATAA
- a CDS encoding sulfide/dihydroorotate dehydrogenase-like FAD/NAD-binding protein: protein MYKIVSKRELTSNIFLMDIEAPRVAKSAKPGQFIIIKNDEKGERIPLTIADYDKEKGTVAIVFQTVGQGTKQLATFEEGDYVCDFVGPLGQPSEFVHENIEDLKKENIIFIAGGVGAAPVYPQVKWMHENGIECDVIIGSRNKELLILEEEMRKVSGNLYVATDDGSYGFNGRVTDCLSDLVKKGNKYDHAVVIGPMIMMKFMAALTKELGIKTTVSLNPIMVDGTGMCGACRVTVGGEVKFACVDGPEFDGHLVDFDESMRRQTMYKTEEGKAQLRIEEGDTHSHGGCGCRGDK, encoded by the coding sequence ATGTATAAGATAGTTAGTAAAAGAGAGCTTACAAGTAATATATTTTTAATGGATATAGAAGCTCCAAGAGTAGCAAAATCAGCCAAACCAGGTCAATTTATAATAATAAAAAATGATGAAAAAGGTGAAAGAATCCCTTTAACTATAGCAGATTATGATAAAGAAAAAGGAACAGTAGCAATAGTTTTTCAAACAGTAGGCCAAGGAACAAAGCAATTGGCTACTTTTGAAGAAGGAGATTATGTCTGTGATTTTGTTGGACCACTAGGGCAACCAAGTGAATTTGTTCACGAAAATATAGAAGATTTAAAGAAAGAAAATATTATTTTTATAGCAGGTGGAGTTGGTGCTGCACCAGTTTATCCACAAGTTAAATGGATGCATGAAAATGGAATTGAGTGTGATGTAATAATTGGTTCTAGAAATAAAGAACTACTAATATTAGAAGAAGAAATGAGAAAAGTTTCTGGAAATCTTTATGTTGCAACTGATGATGGATCATATGGCTTTAATGGTAGAGTTACTGATTGTTTAAGTGATTTAGTTAAAAAAGGAAATAAATATGATCATGCAGTGGTTATTGGACCTATGATAATGATGAAATTTATGGCTGCATTAACTAAAGAACTTGGAATTAAAACAACTGTAAGTTTAAATCCTATAATGGTAGATGGAACAGGAATGTGTGGTGCTTGTAGAGTTACTGTTGGTGGAGAAGTTAAATTTGCTTGTGTTGATGGACCAGAATTTGATGGACATTTAGTTGATTTTGATGAATCAATGAGAAGACAAACAATGTACAAAACAGAAGAAGGAAAAGCACAATTAAGAATAGAAGAAGGGGACACTCATAGCCATGGTGGTTGTGGATGTAGAGGTGATAAATAA
- a CDS encoding ATP cone domain-containing protein: protein MNIIKKTGRIEEFQTSKIRQSLLSASQEATEPLSDAELKLIEKEINNILSKLNKTETSSYEVFAICLNVLKELGFKAICKSYLEGSISF from the coding sequence ATGAACATAATAAAAAAAACTGGAAGAATTGAAGAATTTCAAACTTCAAAAATTAGACAATCACTACTTAGTGCATCACAAGAAGCTACAGAACCATTATCAGATGCTGAACTTAAATTAATTGAAAAAGAAATTAATAATATTTTAAGTAAATTAAATAAAACAGAAACTTCATCCTATGAAGTTTTCGCTATATGCTTAAATGTACTAAAAGAATTAGGATTTAAAGCAATATGTAAATCATATCTTGAAGGATCAATAAGCTTTTAA
- a CDS encoding histidinol-phosphatase HisJ family protein, with the protein MIYYDYHMHSNFSADSQTPMEDMIKKSIELGLKEICFTDHVDYDILENPNVKIDYNKYFEDLNFYKNKYKNKITIKKGIEMGLQTQVLDRCSNEIKENDFDFVIGSIHTIDRYELCKGGFHKGKTQHETYEGYYKRLLEIINLYDDYSILGHVDLIKRYGNYDTILKDELFFDYLEAILKKVIHSGKGIEINTSSFRYNLPDLTPSKNIIKMYKDLGGEILTIGSDSHNPTQIANKFNYIHDVLGSMGYKYICKFNKMKPEFIKI; encoded by the coding sequence ATGATTTATTATGACTATCATATGCATTCTAATTTTTCTGCTGACTCTCAAACACCAATGGAAGATATGATAAAAAAATCTATTGAATTAGGACTTAAAGAAATTTGTTTTACAGACCATGTTGATTATGATATTTTAGAAAATCCAAATGTAAAAATTGATTATAATAAATACTTTGAAGATTTAAATTTTTATAAAAATAAGTATAAAAATAAAATTACTATAAAAAAAGGTATAGAAATGGGACTGCAAACTCAAGTTTTAGATCGTTGTTCTAATGAAATAAAAGAAAATGATTTTGATTTTGTAATTGGGTCTATACATACTATAGATAGATACGAACTATGTAAAGGTGGTTTCCACAAAGGAAAAACTCAACATGAAACTTATGAAGGATATTATAAAAGATTATTAGAAATAATAAACTTATATGATGACTATTCTATTTTGGGACATGTTGATTTGATAAAAAGATATGGAAATTATGATACTATTTTAAAAGATGAACTTTTCTTTGACTATTTAGAAGCTATATTAAAAAAAGTAATTCATTCTGGTAAAGGAATTGAAATTAATACTTCTTCTTTTAGATATAATCTTCCTGATTTAACACCATCAAAAAACATCATTAAAATGTATAAAGATTTAGGTGGTGAGATACTTACTATAGGTTCAGACTCACACAATCCAACTCAAATAGCTAATAAATTTAATTATATTCATGATGTATTAGGTTCTATGGGATATAAATATATCTGTAAATTTAATAAGATGAAACCTGAATTTATAAAAATATAA
- a CDS encoding Cof-type HAD-IIB family hydrolase, which translates to MKYKLVCIDMDGTLLNGHSNISDRNKEALKKAVNKGVQIAISTGRIFASADYFAGLIGIKTDLISCNGAYIKNRSTNEVIYSNTLTDEQVLKIHDTIKDHNFKIIYYTHDTAIVDSKFPENHTYNITNKLVSDDKKIKFFIESDISKILKNYSNKIIKVICIDNSENKNTLLNVKNNLLKFSDIETVSSGDNNFEVMQKGVSKGNAAKILSEKLGIKQDEVICIGDNENDLSMIKFAGLGVAMGNGSDIVKKSANYITDTNTNDGVAKAIERFIL; encoded by the coding sequence ATGAAATATAAATTAGTATGTATAGATATGGATGGAACTTTATTAAATGGTCATAGTAATATAAGTGACAGAAATAAAGAAGCTTTAAAAAAAGCTGTTAATAAAGGTGTGCAGATTGCTATAAGTACTGGAAGAATATTTGCATCTGCAGATTATTTTGCTGGACTTATAGGAATAAAAACAGATCTTATTTCATGTAATGGAGCTTATATAAAAAATAGATCAACAAATGAAGTAATATATAGTAATACATTAACTGATGAACAAGTATTAAAAATTCATGACACCATAAAAGATCATAATTTTAAAATTATTTATTATACTCACGACACAGCAATTGTCGATTCTAAATTTCCTGAAAATCACACATATAATATTACAAACAAATTAGTTAGTGACGATAAAAAAATTAAATTTTTCATCGAATCTGATATAAGTAAAATCCTTAAAAATTATAGTAATAAAATAATAAAAGTAATTTGCATAGATAATAGTGAAAATAAAAATACTTTGTTAAACGTTAAAAATAATCTTTTAAAATTCTCTGACATAGAGACTGTAAGTTCTGGAGATAACAATTTTGAAGTTATGCAAAAAGGTGTATCAAAAGGAAATGCTGCAAAAATTTTATCCGAAAAACTTGGAATTAAACAAGATGAAGTTATATGTATTGGTGACAATGAAAATGATTTATCAATGATTAAATTTGCTGGACTAGGTGTAGCTATGGGAAATGGCTCTGATATTGTAAAAAAATCTGCTAATTACATAACAGATACAAATACAAATGATGGTGTTGCAAAAGCAATAGAAAGATTTATACTGTAA
- a CDS encoding pyridoxamine kinase → MNKNKQKRIAVINDLSGFGRCSLTVALPIISAMKIQCCTLPTAILSTNTAFPNFFFDDYTNKMKNFTNHWKELNLEFDGISTGFLGSKDQIDIVIDFIKKFKTDTTKVLVDPIMGDYGKIYSTYTDEMCNEMKLLIKYADIITPNLTEACKLIDMPYPDKALDQAELEFIAKNLCENGPKKVVITGLQNDDYVQNFIYEIGKSPEIVSVKKIGKDRSGTGDVFSSILAADMINNINIVDSVKKASDFISKCIKYTSKLDISAYEGICFEEFLCEL, encoded by the coding sequence ATGAATAAAAATAAACAAAAAAGAATAGCTGTTATAAATGATTTATCTGGATTCGGGCGTTGTTCTTTAACTGTTGCACTTCCAATAATATCTGCTATGAAAATTCAGTGTTGTACATTGCCAACTGCAATTTTATCTACAAATACAGCATTTCCGAATTTCTTTTTTGATGACTATACAAATAAAATGAAAAACTTCACAAATCATTGGAAAGAACTGAACTTAGAATTTGATGGAATATCTACAGGTTTTTTAGGTTCTAAAGATCAAATTGACATTGTCATAGATTTTATAAAGAAATTTAAAACTGACACTACTAAAGTTTTAGTTGATCCGATAATGGGTGATTATGGAAAGATATATTCAACATATACAGATGAAATGTGTAATGAAATGAAATTACTAATAAAATATGCTGACATAATAACCCCAAACTTAACTGAAGCTTGTAAATTAATAGATATGCCTTATCCTGATAAAGCTTTAGATCAAGCCGAACTTGAATTTATCGCTAAGAATTTATGTGAAAATGGCCCTAAGAAAGTTGTTATAACAGGACTTCAAAATGATGATTATGTACAAAATTTTATTTATGAAATAGGTAAATCGCCTGAAATAGTTAGTGTAAAAAAGATTGGAAAAGATCGTTCAGGTACAGGTGATGTTTTTAGCTCAATACTAGCTGCTGATATGATAAATAATATAAATATCGTAGATAGTGTAAAAAAGGCTAGTGACTTCATAAGTAAATGTATAAAATACACATCAAAATTAGATATCTCAGCTTATGAAGGAATTTGCTTTGAGGAGTTTTTATGTGAATTATAA